A window from Zingiber officinale cultivar Zhangliang chromosome 7A, Zo_v1.1, whole genome shotgun sequence encodes these proteins:
- the LOC122002545 gene encoding putative serine/threonine-protein kinase-like protein CCR3: MSLLSDAAAAAAVAVAVTLSVVLAPAPAGATGSASTIAIVADYRIVCGVSSGSVRSVRCARPGDGASSFPIMPNISFRSISGGSATLCGLRDDGAALFCWNASDSSSSGLRPKRVYNGPSALEELAVGGAQIAGSGLNGSGIRWWRARGRFVPPDNGSYHSLTSGLSFTCAVNATSSVRCWGPHGNRIQTAFAPYNISSIYAGDSDACGIGTDGRVICSNNSLWPPSLGSAFEFSSFALGSSHACAVRRTGGTVVCWEGDTRREYAPVNTTAFQLIVAGGDLTCGLTTANFGVLFCWGANSSNLEVRRLPFSDLLPGICTSNESSCSCGLFPNSGTLCSGSGVICNRCDNQTQQSTPPPLLPPQPSSPPPSSSSRGINSGWLAFAIIGSVGTFAGFCSIVYCIWLGICRRKKVHNSVQPTIIAAANGRPHTGHSSAAGGLSTSPFGSPSASRSRIFRRQGSRVMRRQRSGPSSFKDRAEEFSFVELAAATNNFSFETKIGGGSFGTVYKGKLADGREVAIKRSESGPRTKRFQDKESAFQSELAFLSRLHHKHLVALVGYCEEEEERLLVYEYMTNGALYDHLHQKNGEESSVLNSWKMRIKVLLDAARGIEYLHSYAVPPIIHRDIKSSNILLDANWVARVSDFGLSMMGPETEGGHLSTRAVGTVGYMDPEYYGFQHLTVKSDVYGLGVVMLEVLTGRRAIFKDDDGNPTSVVDYAVPFVLAGDVGPVLDVRIELPSLQEAEAVELVAYTAVHCVNLEGKERPSMTDIVANLESALALCEEGHDGISSASISLASVD; the protein is encoded by the coding sequence ATGTCGCTCCTCTccgacgccgccgccgccgccgcggtCGCGGTGGCCGTGACCCTTTCTGTGGTCCTTGCTCCCGCTCCGGCGGGCGCCACCGGCTCCGCCTCCACCATCGCCATCGTGGCCGACTACAGGATCGTCTGCGGTGTGTCCTCAGGCTCCGTCCGCAGCGTCCGCTGCGCCCGGCCAGGCGATGGCGCATCGTCCTTCCCCATCATGCCCAATATCTCCTTCCGTTCCATCTCCGGTGGCAGCGCCACTCTCTGCGGACTGAGGGACGACGGCGCCGCCTTATTCTGCTGGAACGCATCGGATTCTTCCTCTTCGGGGTTACGCCCGAAGCGCGTCTATAACGGCCCCTCCGCCCTCGAGGAACTCGCCGTTGGTGGGGCCCAGATCGCCGGCAGCGGTCTCAACGGCTCTGGCATCCGTTGGTGGCGAGCGAGAGGCCGATTCGTTCCCCCCGACAACGGTTCTTACCACTCCCTCACCTCCGGCCTCTCCTTTACTTGCGCCGTGAATGCTACCAGCTCCGTACGCTGTTGGGGACCTCATGGCAATCGTATCCAAACCGCCTTTGCGCCTTACAACATATCGAGCATATACGCCGGCGATTCCGACGCTTGCGGCATCGGCACCGACGGTCGCGTGATATGCAGCAACAACTCCCTATGGCCTCCTTCCCTTGGATCAGCGTTCGAGTTCAGTAGCTTCGCGCTAGGTTCGAGCCACGCCTGCGCTGTCAGGCGAACTGGCGGCACGGTGGTCTGCTGGGAAGGAGACACGCGCCGTGAGTACGCACCAGTGAACACGACTGCCTTCCAGTTAATCGTCGCCGGTGGCGATCTTACCTGCGGCCTAACGACGGCGAACTTTGGTGTGCTTTTTTGCTGGGGAGCGAACAGTAGCAACCTTGAGGTGAGGAGGCTTCCTTTCTCAGATCTTCTACCTGGAATTTGCACATCCAACGAGAGTTCTTGCAGTTGCGGGCTGTTCCCCAATTCGGGAACCCTTTGCTCGGGTTCTGGAGTTATATGCAATCGCTGCGATAATCAAACCCAACAATCAACCCCGCCTCCTCTACTTCCGCCACAGCCGTCGTCGCCGCCTCCTTCATCCTCTTCAAGGGGGATTAATAGTGGGTGGCTAGCGTTCGCAATCATTGGGTCGGTCGGTACATTTGCTGGCTTCTGCTCCATCGTCTACTGCATATGGCTTGGTATATGCAGGCGCAAGAAAGTCCACAACTCCGTTCAACCAACGATTATAGCCGCAGCAAACGGGCGACCTCACACCGGGCATTCCTCTGCGGCAGGCGGCCTATCAACGAGCCCCTTCGGGTCGCCTTCCGCTTCGCGGTCACGAATCTTCCGGCGCCAGGGTTCGCGGGTGATGAGACGGCAGAGGAGCGGTCCGTCCTCGTTTAAGGACCGGGCGGAGGAGTTCAGCTTCGTGGAGCTCGCCGCCGCCACCAACAACTTCTCCTTCGAGACCAAAATCGGGGGCGGCAGCTTCGGCACCGTGTATAAGGGGAAGCTTGCCGACGGGCGGGAGGTAGCGATTAAGCGGAGCGAGTCGGGGCCGCGGACGAAGAGGTTCCAGGATAAGGAGAGCGCTTTCCAGTCGGAGCTTGCCTTCCTCTCTCGCCTCCACCACAAGCATCTGGTGGCCTTGGTAGGCTActgcgaggaggaggaggagcgccTCCTGGTCTACGAGTACATGACAAATGGAGCTCTCTACGACCATCTCCACCAGAAGAACGGCGAAGAATCCAGCGTATTGAACTCATGGAAGATGAGAATCAAGGTGCTCCTCGACGCGGCGCGGGGGATAGAGTACCTCCACAGCTACGCCGTGCCGCCGATCATACACCGCGACATCAAGTCCTCCAACATTTTGCTCGATGCTAACTGGGTCGCCCGGGTGTCGGACTTCGGCCTCTCCATGATGGGGCCAGAGACCGAGGGCGGCCATCTCTCGACGAGGGCGGTGGGCACCGTCGGTTACATGGACCCCGAGTACTACGGCTTCCAGCATTTGACCGTCAAAAGCGACGTCTACGGCCTCGGAGTCGTGATGCTCGAGGTCCTCACCGGCCGGAGGGCCATCTTCAAGGACGATGACGGGAACCCGACCAGCGTCGTCGATTACGCTGTGCCTTTCGTTTTAGCCGGTGATGTCGGCCCGGTGCTCGACGTGCGAATCGAGCTGCCGTCGCTGCAGGAGGCCGAGGCGGTGGAGCTGGTGGCCTACACCGCCGTCCACTGCGTCAACCTCGAAGGCAAGGAGCGACCGAGCATGACCGACATCGTCGCCAATCTCGAGAGCGCGCTGGCTCTCTGCGAGGAGGGCCATGACGGCATTTCCAGTGCCAGCATCTCTCTTGCTTCGGTAGATTGA
- the LOC122002546 gene encoding ethylene-overproduction protein 1-like, with translation MQNNLFTSLRSMKLMEACKSAQVYALNPSNAASSSASSSSVDKSGLASTFSIRTKSVRGAGGVGHHFTPSMVVDTLLPFGLPSIEDIEPAVDPFLRPLDPVATLSDSFRRLSAAVDAVGDPAESRLLLLCDLHLEQRSLFRPLADPKLLRRALRSARLHAPNPHHRVVLSAWLRYERREDQFHPVPALLSACSPTSPSLECPRAALLSTSDLLCPCRRTLPDPSPPSSSSSSSSVPCRHDPDEDDADVWFCIAEDEVPCVRSHIALLSKPFSTMLYGSFAEAKRDHISFSFNGISARGMKAVATFSRCGRLDEFPPDTVLELLAFANKFCCDGLKHACDSKLASLVRTHDDALLLVDYGLEETAYLLVAACLQVFLRELPKSLSDPDITRLLCTQEGKDKLAAAGHSSFLLYHFLCQVAMEEDMKSNTTVMLLERLVECATPGWQKQLSLHQLGCVMLERGEFKDALKWFEAAVSEGHVYSLVGVARAKFKKGHKYSAYKLVDKLINASDPSAGWMHQEKSIYSLGKEKMTELQQATEFDPTLLYPYKYRAIALMEEDKIGAAVAEINKIIGFKVSTDCLELRAWLLLALQDYEGALQDVRALMTLDPGYMMFHGKLHGDQFIEILQQQVKQWDMADCWMQLYDRWSAVDDIGSLAVVHQMLAKEPTNSSLRFRQSLLLLRLNCQKAAMHSLRLARNHSTHEHERLVYEGWILYDTGHRDEALAKSEESISIQRSFEAFFLKAYALADSNLDHTSSTHVIQLLEQANSCASDNLRKGQAHNNMGSIYVDCDMLDEAAACYLKALGIKHTRAHQGLARVYYLKNQKKFAYDEMTKLIEKAKNNASAYEKRSEYCDRDMAKSDLNMATKLDPLRTYPYRYRAAVLMDDHKDQEAIKELSRAITFKPDLQLLHLRAAFHDSMENTEATLRDCEAALCLDSSHSDTLDLYNKALGRANPQSR, from the exons atgcAGAATAATCTGTTTACCTCGCTTCGGAGTATGAAGCTGATGGAAGCGTGCAAAAGTGCGCAGGTGTACGCCTTGAATCCCAGCAATGCGGCGTCGTCTTCTGCTTCCTCGTCGTCGGTGGATAAGTCCGGCCTCGCCTCCACCTTCTCGATCCGCACCAAGTCGGTACGCGGCGCCGGTGGCGTGGGGCATCATTTCACGCCGTCCATGGTCGTTGATACGCTTCTTCCGTTCGGCTTACCCTCCATCGAGGACATCGAACCTGCTGTTGATCCTTTTCTCCGCCCCCTTGACCCAGTTGCCACGCTATCGGACTCCTTCCGCCGCCTCTCCGCGGCGGTCGATGCGGTGGGCGACCCGGCAGAGAGCCGCCTGCTGCTCCTCTGCGATCTCCACCTCGAGCAGCGGTCCCTCTTTCGCCCTCTCGCCGACCCCAAGCTCCTACGCCGGGCGCTCCGCTCCGCCCGCCTTCACGCCCCCAATCCACACCACCGCGTCGTCCTCTCCGCCTGGCTCCGCTACGAGCGGCGCGAGGACCAGTTCCATCCCGTCCCCGCCCTCCTCTCCGCCTGCTCGCCCACCTCGCCCTCCCTCGAGTGCCCCCGTGCCGCACTCCTCTCCACCTCCGATCTCCTCTGTCCCTGCCGCCGCACGCTTCCCGATCCTtcccctccctcctcctcctcctcctcctcctccgttcCCTGCCGCCACGATCCGGACGAAGACGACGCCGACGTCTGGTTCTGCATCGCCGAGGACGAGGTCCCTTGCGTCCGCTCCCACATTGCCCTCCTCTCCAAGCCCTTCTCCACCATGCTCTACGGCAGCTTCGCAGAGGCCAAGCGCGATCATATCAGCTTTTCATTCAACGGCATATCGGCCCGCGGCATGAAGGCCGTCGCTACCTTCAGTCGCTGCGGCCGCCTCGACGAGTTCCCCCCAGACACCGTCCTCGAGCTCCTCGCCTTCGCCAACAAGTTCTGCTGTGACGGATTAAAGCACGCCTGCGACTCCAAGCTCGCGTCTTTAGTGCGCACCCATGACGACGCCCTCCTCCTCGTCGACTACGGCCTCGAGGAGACGGCCTACCTCCTCGTCGCCGCCTGCCTCCAGGTGTTCCTCCGCGAGCTCCCAAAGTCCCTCTCCGATCCCGATATCACAAGACTACTCTGCACCCAGGAAGGGAAGGACAAATTGGCGGCTGCTGGTCATTCCTCATTCTTGCTCTACCACTTCCTCTGCCAGGTAGCCATGGAGGAAGACATGAAGTCCAACACCACTGTTATGTTGCTGGAGAGACTGGTAGAATGCGCCACCCCAGGATGGCAAAAGCAGCTGTCTTTGCATCAATTGGGGTGTGTCATGCTCGAGAGGGGCGAGTTCAAGGATGCCCTGAAATGGTTCGAAGCCGCTGTCTCTGAGGGCCATGTCTATTCCCTTGTTGGTGTTGCAAGAGCTAAGTTCAAGAAGGGGCACAAGTACTCTGCCTACAAGCTTGTAGACAAGCTCATCAATGCCTCTGATCCTTCAGCAGGGTGGATGCACCAAGAGAAGTCAATCTATAGCCTTGGCAAAGAGAAGATGACTGAACTACAGCAAGCCACTGAGTTCGATCCGACCCTCCTTTACCCTTACAAGTACCGGGCCATTGCCTTAATGGAGGAGGACAAGATCGGGGCTGCAGTTGCGGAGATCAACAAAATAATCGGGTTCAAGGTCTCAACTGATTGCCTTGAGCTCCGGGCATGGTTGTTGCTCGCACTCCAGGACTACGAGGGGGCATTGCAGGATGTGAGGGCACTCATGACTCTAGACCCTGGTTACATGATGTTTCATGGGAAGCTTCATGGTGATCAATTTATTGAGATCCTCCAGCAACAAGTGAAGCAGTGGGACATGGCTGATTGCTGGATGCAGCTCTATGATCGGTGGTCCGCTGTCGATGATATTGGCTCACTTGCTGTGGTGCACCAGATGTTGGCTAAAGAGCCTACAAACAGCAGTTTAAGATTCAGGCAATCACTTCTGTTGCTAAG ATTGAATTGCCAGAAAGCAGCAATGCATAGTTTGCGTTTGGCTCGGAATCATTCAACACATGAGCACGAAAGACTTGTTTATGAAGGATGGATCTTGTACGACACTGGTCACCGTGATGAAGCTCTTGCCAAGTCAGAGGAATCCATTTCCATCCAGAGATCATTTGAAGCTTTTTTCCTAAAAGCATATGCTCTTGCAGATTCCAACTTGGATCACACATCTTCAACACATGTGATTCAACTGCTGGAACAAGCCAATAGTTGTGCTTCTGATAACCTTCGGAAGGGTCAG GCACACAATAATATGGGAAGCATATATGTTGACTGTGATATGCTGGATGAAGCTGCAGCATGCTACTTAAAAGCACTCGGTATAAAGCATACTCGTGCACACCAAGGTTTGGCACGGGTTTACTACCTAAAGAATCAAAAGAAGTTTGCTTACGATGAGATGACTAAGTTGATAGAAAAAGCGAAGAACAATGCTTCTGCATATGAAAAAAGGTCAGAATACTGTGATCGCGACATGGCAAAGAGTGATCTTAATATGGCAACAAAGTTGGATCCTCTAAGGACATACCCTTACAGATATCGTGCTGCTG TGTTGATGGATGATCACAAAGACCAGGAAGCAATTAAAGAGCTCTCACGGGCGATCACGTTCAAGCCAGACCTCCAGCTCCTTCACCTGCGTGCTGCATTCCATGATTCGATGGAAAACACAGAAGCCACCTTGCGAGACTGTGAAGCGGCATTGTGCCTCGACTCATCTCACTCTGACACACTCGATCTCTACAACAAAGCCCTCGGAAGAGCCAATCCCCAGAGTAGATAA